CCGGGCTGATCACGGACGGCAGCGCGCTGGAAGCGGCGGCGGTCAGTCTGCAACGCGCCCGCGCCGATGCGTCGGACGCGGCGGGCGGGCCGGTCGATTCGGGCCAGCCGGGCACCGGTCAGGGGCTGGCCGGGTCGCCGCTGAAGATGGGCATGGCGGAGTTTAGCCGCCGGAAACGGGAGGGCCAGAACAATGGCTAAAACCCTAACTCAGTCGGCGGTGGCCCTGCAGATCGTTCACGAGACCGACGCCAAATATTGCCGGGAGGAGGCGAGTTTGCTGCGCGGGCACGCCTATCCGGCAGGCCTTATCCTGGGAATTGTTACCGAAGATGGGGCGGATAAGGGCAAATTTGGCCCGCACGACCCAACGGCAACCGATGGGCGCGCGGCTGTCGCGGCCATCCTGATCTATCGGCAGTATCCCGACGATACGGTGCCGGTCAGCGGCCCGCCGGTGCGGGTCGCAGTGCTTCGGCGCGGTCCCGCCTCTGTTACCGAGGGATCGCTGATCCGTCACCCATCCATCGACACCGTGGCCGAAAAAGCCGCGCAGGATGCTGACCTGCTGGCAACGCTGGGTATCCGCGTTCTGCCGCAGGCTTAAGGAGTTTTTTCCATGCTTATGCAGGATGTTTGGAACAGCGATGCCTTTAGCGTCGTTGAAATGACGCACGCCCTGAACCAGCAGCCGCCGGTTCCCGGTCGCATTGGTCAATTGAAGGTCTTCGGTCCGGGGCGTGGCATCACCACAGCGACGGCAGTCGTCGAGTATCAGCGCAACAAGCTGGTGCTGATCGACAGCAAGCCGCGCGGTACCCCGGCGGTTCAGTTGGAAACGGCACCCCGCAAAAAAGTGCCGATTTTGGTCCCGCATTTCCCAAAAGAAGCGACGATTTTGGCGGACGAAACGACCGGGGTTCTGGCCTTCGGCTCGACCAACCAATTCGTGACGGTCATGGACCTGGTTGACCAGCGGTTAGCCCTGTTGCGCGCCCAGTTTGATGCGACGTGGGAGTTTCTGTACGCGCGGGCGCTGCACGGTATCGTTATTGATCCGCTGGGCGAAGTTCTATTGGACTGTTTCCAGACCTTCGGGTTTACCGAGGAAACGGTCAATTTCGATCTGACCAACGCGAATTCTGACGTTCCCGGCCATTGCCGGGCGGTCAAGCGGCTGATCGAAAAGAACCTTCAGGGGGATGTTTCTACCGGCGTCCGCGCGCTGTGTTCGCCGGAATGGTTTGATCAGTTTATTTCGCACCCGAAAGTTGTTAAAGCCTATGAAACCTGG
This window of the Elstera cyanobacteriorum genome carries:
- a CDS encoding head decoration protein, with product MAKTLTQSAVALQIVHETDAKYCREEASLLRGHAYPAGLILGIVTEDGADKGKFGPHDPTATDGRAAVAAILIYRQYPDDTVPVSGPPVRVAVLRRGPASVTEGSLIRHPSIDTVAEKAAQDADLLATLGIRVLPQA
- a CDS encoding major capsid protein, producing MLMQDVWNSDAFSVVEMTHALNQQPPVPGRIGQLKVFGPGRGITTATAVVEYQRNKLVLIDSKPRGTPAVQLETAPRKKVPILVPHFPKEATILADETTGVLAFGSTNQFVTVMDLVDQRLALLRAQFDATWEFLYARALHGIVIDPLGEVLLDCFQTFGFTEETVNFDLTNANSDVPGHCRAVKRLIEKNLQGDVSTGVRALCSPEWFDQFISHPKVVKAYETWVGLHPVRDDVRSGFTFQGITFEEYSAEVSNSKGVPQRYIDEETARFYPEGTRQTFDKVFAPAPWEGVTNTIGLPLYAALESLSDPKLGRRIDAQSNIIPMCLNPKVLVKGI